The Paenibacillus sp. MBLB1832 genome has a window encoding:
- a CDS encoding DUF86 domain-containing protein: MYFINHEQIDQRIQFLSVLAEASQQLVARWEQGSRDLVWQLAQERVLHLAIETVTDVGSLLIDAFILRDASSYEDILEIVHGEGAYSEPLKATLLELVKLRKPLVQDYADWNRETLHPLIAQIPAAFEEFAASVRAFIKSELA; the protein is encoded by the coding sequence ATGTATTTTATTAATCATGAACAAATTGATCAGCGTATTCAATTTCTATCCGTGTTGGCGGAGGCCAGCCAGCAGCTGGTGGCGCGGTGGGAGCAAGGATCAAGAGACCTGGTGTGGCAGCTAGCCCAGGAGCGCGTCCTGCATCTAGCGATTGAAACCGTTACAGACGTTGGCAGCTTGCTGATCGATGCTTTTATTCTGAGAGATGCCAGCAGCTATGAAGATATCTTGGAGATCGTTCATGGCGAAGGTGCATATTCAGAGCCTTTGAAAGCGACACTGCTGGAGTTGGTGAAGCTCAGAAAGCCGCTTGTACAAGATTATGCGGATTGGAATCGTGAGACGCTTCATCCGTTAATTGCGCAAATTCCAGCAGCTTTTGAAGAATTTGCGGCAAGCGTTCGCGCTTTTATCAAGAGTGAATTGGCGTAA